The stretch of DNA GTAACCACATTTATGGAAAGATGCAAATTTGTACAGCATATTAATATATGTACAAAGACAAATTAAAAGTGGGAGAAATTACTTTTCCCTCCATCTAACCAATAAGCTCATCTGCACAGAAATAAAGACATGTGGGCAGAGAAGGCCAGTCTCAGTGCAAATGCTCCAGCTTGCGAAGCCGCAGGGGGTTGGGCAGGGCCTGTGGGTTCGGGACAGCGGAAGCCTCTTGGTCAGGGGAGCGGAAGAGCACCCTACCCCGATGATTGAACATGTAGAAAGATGGGTGGTTCCTCAACGTGTCAAATGTCCTGAAAAATGGGAAGAGGGCATTGAGTCAAGTTTAAACTATACTCATGTTTTCAGTGAGATGGGTCAATAACAACATAGGGTTATCCATATAGGAAAGTCCATGACTAATATGAAATGGTGGCTTACTTGTTTTTCAGCTCTGAGGAGGCATCCATTTCTTTGAACTCTCCCGCAATGTGGACTATACCATAAATGGTCAGAACAAACGCTAACAAAGTCTGTAAGACAATCTGCAAAACAAAATGAAAACAATATGGCAAACGGAGCAATGAATATAATAGTTAAACATCAACgaatataataaataatataaaATTAACTATTAAGTATTAAATAACTTACATCTACTGGTAGGGTTTCATTTTCTTTTTCTGTCAGACGCATGTAGGATCGATCTGGTGGTAGAAGAGAATAACATTTATCACACTGGAAGCAATGTGGCTACAGTTAAGACCAAAACAAGTTGGTAGCCTAGTTCCATCTATAACAGAGGTATATTCACTCCGACGTTTGTGGCTAAACGTTttttaaacggaagcaaacgaaaCGGGGAAACCCctatctgaatttgtccaatttTCATTTGCAAAAcgtggactaatgattacaccgcAGATTTTGCAATCTAATTTGCATAACTGTTAGTACTTGGACTTGGGGAGCATAGCTTCCTTGTTTTCATTTTAACGAAGGCTTAGTTagtaaattaaaaaatatatattttatgctAACATTGTACTAACATATCGCGTTGGCAAGCAGACATTGACTGATCTACAAACAATGACTATTTATTTATGAtacaaggtgatttgtagatcagtcagcaGTCGCCTGCACTATCGGCTGCAATGTCGAAAAAGCCCactgttagctactgtagctGATTGCAGTGACAATAATATGATATACTAAGTAGTTAACTAACTAAATAGCTAGTTAGTAGTTAGACATGTCTGGCATATTAACTATTTTCCATTGCTTGCTAAACTGTTTTGGTTGATGTGGAATggaaattagctagctagctcgcgCTAGTTAACAGGCCGCAGTTCACTGCATGGCTGATATCTATGTGGATTTTGATCTAAAGAGCAAAATAAAAACCCAGATATGATAATCTTCTTTTTTTATATCGCACTTACGTTGAGCGGCTGAGAAAGCTGCATGAGCCAAGGCAAATAGACCAACACATACAACACCTTTCCAAAAAGACGAAGCCATCTTCATGAGGAAAGAAAGGAAATGAACAGTGTCGCTACAAAATGTCGTAAGCGATGAAGATGAACCCGGAAGTGGGATATTGatcccttcttcttcttctggggatttttttaaatgttggatggcaaccaactttaaggtgcttTACCGcaaccaactggactggagtgtagaCCAGAGACGGAAGGTCTAAACCTACCCAATGTTCTCAATATTCTAATCTCACAAAGGAAATGAAATCCATAATTAAATACTACATCCCCTGATCATTTCCCCAAAGTAGTCAAATGCCTTCTTCTTCATTGGCTAATTTCTCCCAAATCATAGGAagccccacccagttgactactttaaaatggtggaagccttcaatggcaatgtccatgctaaaacgAGTCCTCTATCTTTCTCACAACTcagatataaagttgtttttattTGCCCGAAATGCCACCTGCGTTTACTTATATCAGTGCATTCCTAACAACCGTATTATTTGACAAAATAAGCCTCACATAGAAAATAAGCAATTccattttttgttgaccaaattcgacaatTTCTCAATGACCTCCATTCAAAAATCCTTCACATCGTGGGTTTATTTTCGTGGAAAGATTTTGGGCGGAGTAAAACCTTTAcccttcgcctcttcctctctgatctcGTGGATTAAGAGATTATAACAGCCTTTTTAGTCCACACATTGAATATATGTTTGATTTAGGATCGAATTATGCTACCCTTCATATCAGCTTTGCTTCCTTTACAGTTTTCAAACAAGGACTTCTATTCTAAAGTTTCTTTAAACATTTTTACCTGGAAGTAGTTACTTTTCTCCAAAAATGGGTTGTTCCACCGCTAAACCCAATTACAAAGAAGAATAAGAAGAAGAGATGCTTGCCCAAAaaagtgatgttaggatatataAATTGTCCTGTACAAACTTTTTTCCCGAATACATTAcattgttacaggtgtcaagcttatgtgcttgtggcagcagtgtgtaggagggaggttcctatgtgtgagaagtgtgcagaagacaaaggaatgtgtagcatggggaaagtagtggtatatgttagttgtggtggtggcgtgcccatggagctggggaTCAAcctgcgagagaggcaggttgaggtttccagggttagagtagtgcagaagttgtcttatgctgaggcagtgaagaaagtagaggaagatggttcaaggggagggatcctgagaagAGTGGTGTGAGCAGTAGACCTGTACCAGTACAGAAGGATAGTGATATATGCTTCAGAAATATTGGATTTTTAGCATTTATAGAAATGGTtgctgtactgcagggatggtaCGTAAGTCACAgaaaattgaggttgtggtggccgctgcagagaggtatttgggtgtatGAGACTTGACTTCAGAAGAGTGGTGGTGTCCCGTCCTTTCCGGCTTTTGGCCTGAGGCAGGACTATATATAtgtaaatagtggagtagggtggtgagtTTTTAGTGCGTGTACTGTTAGATGGTaaggtatttgtttatttatttttattttcaagcAAGTATAAAGGAGTTATACTCctgtctagtaggtggcggtaatgcaaaaTGTATTGGGTGCCAATCGCCGCTAAATCTCATCGAAGAAGAAGGGTTGTTCCTGAGCTAGCCACGCACGATATTCTGTTTCTGCTAGATATAGGGAACTGCTTTTGTTCCAGTTTAAAATAAACAAAGGCTTGATAAGAAACACCGTAGACATGGCAGAGGCGATTCAGAAGAAATTACAATCAGAGCTAGAAAAATACCAGCAGATGCAAAAAGgtatgtagctaacgttagctcgctaactagctaacgttagctatagcTGTAATGTTACATGCATGGTACATCTCTGCTGACATGGTCATTTATTGTTACCTCAGCAGCTAGCTAGAAATTTACATCTGTCTGGTTATACTGTAACAGCTAGCTATTAGGTCAAGTAACTTGCAAAATGTGCATTATTCTTGAAATCTAACGTTAGACAACTGCCCTTTTGCTACCTGATCTTCCATACCCATTTAAAGCGtatctttatttttaaaaaaaaagttatttcagtTTCAGAATATTCAGGCAAGTTAACTGGTTAACACCTTGaacctgctttgtagtatacccctctcaTCTTCCATCCCATAGGATCGGTCTTAGGATCTTACGATAGGTCGTCGTAAGATCAATAGTTTGTACAGTTGGCTACACCCTATACAGCATATTATTACCATAGACATGACCATAGAAATGGGTATTAGCTATGTTCTATTTACATCACTCAGTATCACTGGTCCTCTTGTACCCAAAGTTGttattgtttacatttacatgtgCATGTCAAGACCCACACTGATTTGCTAACGTTGCTTTTATTCCCTTTAGATGTTAGTAAGAGCATGTCAGCCAGGCAGAAACTGGAGGCTCAGGTGACAGAGAATAATATAGTCAAAGAGGTGAGTACATGTCTCTATCCTTTCACAATGGATGTTCAGTAATTATGAATGAATCCCAGTACATATTCCGTTGCTGATACACTTCCTTTCCGTCTTTCAGGAGTTGGACTTGTTGGACACCCAGAACACAGTTTACAAGCTTATAGGTCCAGTTCTGGTGAAGCAAGACTTGGAGGAAGCCAAAGCCACAGTGGCAAAGAGGCTAGAATACATAAATGGGGAGATGTGAGTCTGAAAGATAATGTTTATTCATTTTAATAACTCCACAACGTGTCCGAAAAAACAACCGCTTATTGCCTAAGTATTTAATCCAGAAGTGTAACTCATTTTTCTGTCTGTTTTGGGCTGTAGTCAAAGATATGAGACTCTACTAAAGGACATGGAGAAGAAGTCTGATCAGCATCGTGAGGTCCTGTCTAGTCTGCAGCAAGAGTACCAGAGGGCTCAGGGCCTGGCTGTGGGCAAGGTCTGACCAACAGATGGCATGgatgcacacacatacagggagAAAGAAAAGCACTGAATCCAGCCACAGAGCTTTACTACTCACCCAACAATGTCGCCATGAATCCAATTACTTATTGTCCTTTGTACTTATTGTATGCAGCTGCTTGTTAGTGTGACTTCTTTTGCTGTTATTATAATAAATACATTGTTTTTCTTTTTGTGATTAAATGCTTTGTTGTCCATCTTTTTCCTGGTCACTAGTGAAATACAGTGCAGTGTCtagacattttttatttcacctttatttaaccaggtaggctagttgagaacaagttctcatttgcaactgcgacctggccaagataaagcatagccgtgtgaacagacaacaacacagagttacacatggagtaaacaattaacaagtcaataacacagtagaaaagaaaaaaaagagtctatatacattgtgtgcaaaaggtatgaggaggtaggtgaataattacaattttgcagattaacactggagtgataaatgatcagatggtcatgtacaggtagagatattggtgtgcaaaagagcagaaaagtatggggaagaggtagggaaAATTGGGTGGGTTATTTACGATAgactgtacagctgcagcgatcggttagctgcacagatagcagatgtttgaagttggtgagggagataaaagtctccaacttcagcgatttttgcaatttgttccagtcacaggcagcggagaactggaacgaaaggcggccaaatgaggtgttggctttagggatgatcagtgagatacacctgctggagcacgtgctacgggtgggtgttgccatcgtgaccagtgaactgagataaggcggagctttacctagcatggacttgtagatgacctggtgccagtgggtctggcgacgaatatgtggAACATATATATGTATTGGAGCTGGGGCACGGTGGGGAAGATGGCCACAGACCGACAGAAGTGATTACTTTGTTGGTGCCCCATGAGCCAGCCAGTGTGACTGGGATGAGTGAGTGAAATATGTATTGCTATCAGGGCCATAGGGGATGtgttatatttttgttaaatTTTATGCAGAAGCCGATAATGTTACTTTCCTGGCTAAATTGACAGACTGGATCATTCCAGACAACAGTGATTACACAATTCGAGTTCTGCCACGTGGTCTGGTGTCAACCAGGCTAAAATCTTACCTCAGGCCACAGCAACTATTACAATTCAATGAATTACTTAATGGCTAGTCTAGAAGTTGGGGACAAAATTAATCAAACTAATGGTGAATGATGCAAATTCACAGAATAATTATTATACAACATATATTTACAAATTGTTTTCCCAGCCTGTTGAGGCACTAAATAATGTATGCCCATGTAATAGAAGTCTGTCTTTTTTAGCGTTCTACACCACTACTTTGTGCCACACGATGACGCTACTGATCCCATTGACTCCCTAACATCCTCAGTTTCAAAGTTGCTACAATGATAAACCCAATGTTGGCTTAATAGCTATTGAGCACATACTTTTTTACAAAAGGCTACAGATTTCGGCCAATTTCAAAAGTTACACTGTACTGTTGTACATGTACTGACTGCCATGGTAGCTAAAATTATCATGATGCTGCTGGACTCCATCTCCAGGTCCCTGACAGTTGTTTGTGTTGCAAAATATTCGTAAATGTTATTTAATCAGATCATAAAGTCAATTATATATGAACTTTAAGCCAGGTAACGCGTCATTCAAACATGGGCCATGCACAACACATGCCAGTTTACTTTCAGAGGATTCCGGGTTTGGCAAATTATATTCTGATAATATAATCCCAACATTATTTTTGAAGTAATTTCTCCCATAACATACTTTTCCAATTTTTTACCCCACATTGGTTTAAAGATACACATATAGCCTTGCTCCCGTTAAAAGTTGTTTAGGAACCCCGTGGTGCTCTTGCCATGACTTGAATTAACGAGGTGGGGAGTCGTTTGCTGGAGCGAGACATTTGCTCTAATTACAGAGGCAGGCAAGCGGGACCATGCGACCAGATGTTAACCGGAAGAATCTAATTCAAACCGCACTGGTAGCATTGCGCTTGAGCAAAGGGGTGTGTCCCCGCCCACATAAAGCGTGCACCCCCGCAGCTCCGGTCCCCATTTCTATTTCAATGAAAAGTGGATAGAGCACAGCGGAGACCGCATTGTGCAGCGTCCCCCGCAATTAATATCCAGCGGAGAAAGACCATTCCCCCTTCATTGCCCCCCTGAAGAGGATTTAACCAGCATGAATAATGGGCCTGAAAACGGCGCGTTGGTCTGCAAACCAATATTCCTCCGCCAAACCTCACCCTCTGAAATGCCTCAATTTAAGACTGGCACAGCAAATGAATAAAGTACCTATTCATAGAATGGAATAAAGTGAAGGCGTACGCTACATTAAACGTTAGGC from Oncorhynchus kisutch isolate 150728-3 linkage group LG15, Okis_V2, whole genome shotgun sequence encodes:
- the mmgt1 gene encoding ER membrane protein complex subunit 5, translated to MKMASSFWKGVVCVGLFALAHAAFSAAQHRSYMRLTEKENETLPVDIVLQTLLAFVLTIYGIVHIAGEFKEMDASSELKNKTFDTLRNHPSFYMFNHRGRVLFRSPDQEASAVPNPQALPNPLRLRKLEHLH
- the pfdn6 gene encoding prefoldin subunit 6, encoding MAEAIQKKLQSELEKYQQMQKDVSKSMSARQKLEAQVTENNIVKEELDLLDTQNTVYKLIGPVLVKQDLEEAKATVAKRLEYINGEIQRYETLLKDMEKKSDQHREVLSSLQQEYQRAQGLAVGKV